A section of the Phycodurus eques isolate BA_2022a chromosome 4, UOR_Pequ_1.1, whole genome shotgun sequence genome encodes:
- the LOC133402042 gene encoding uncharacterized protein LOC133402042 isoform X1 has product MGILSLIRCIDNVLEELHQMQPSSLPEGDQHMYNTEKTFMRQFVLLAKENRVPPCLLPRDVTLWLLRSRNLPQEFREMQMRVGARMFNHLFVAWIKARILCLKKMQREVCRDLDEEERLSQLLGRKVTLEGLHKYISIVRPQAEQDTEIFLQLLFSELQISLSSVELTRVQRLTLCHKFYRATGSLVEKIVELSLDFLLEELEPPANEESITATLAQRCEGASKEIGRMLANAMASIPCLCQYISQDDLLCICTAMAWRMSQSFFQNFVECSAYFHQLDLDDSLVTARDRVMSAIVQMVYMTNH; this is encoded by the exons ATGGGGATTCTATCTTTGATCCG TTGTATTGACAATGTGCTTGAAGAACTCCATCAGATGCAACCCAGCTCTTTGCCAGAGGGTGATCAACACATGTACAATACAGAG AAGACATTCATGAGGCAATTTGTGCTCTTGGCGAAGGAGAATCGAGTTCCACCCTGTCTCTTGCCTAGAGACGTGACGCTGTGGTTGCTGCGAAGTAGAAACTTACCACAAGA GTTCCGGGAAATGCAAATGAGAGTGGGTGCCAGGATGTTCAATCACCTTTTTGTG GCCTGGATAAAGGCAAGGATCCTCTGTTTGAAAAAGATGCAGAGAGAAGTGTGCAGGGACCTGGACGAAGAGGAACGTCTTTCGCAGTTGCTGGGGAGGAAG GTCACACTTGAAGGCCTCCACAAGTACATATCAATAGTGAGGCCTCAAGCTGAACAGGACACTGAGATCTTCCTCCAGCTTCTTTTCAGTGAGCTTCAAATATCATTGAGCAGCGTTGAGTTGACCAGAGTACAAAGACTGACACTGTGCCACAAATTCTACCGTGCTACTGGGTCCCTGGTGGAGAAGATTGTAGAATTGTCTCTCGACTTCCTTCTGGAAGAGCTGGAGCCACCTGCAAATGAGGAGTCCATCACAGCAACATTGGCACAAAGATGTGAGGGCGCCAGCAAAGAGATTGGAAGGATGCTCGCCAATGCTATGGCTTCCATCCCCTGCCTGTGTCAGTACATCTCACAAGACGATCTCCTGTGCATCTGCACTGCCATGGCTTGGAGAATGTCCCAAAGCTTTTTCCAAAACTTTGTTGAGTGCTCTGCATACTTTCACCAGCTTGACTTGGATGATTCCTTGGTCACTGCACGGGACAGAGTGATGAGTGCCATTGTGCAGATGGTATACATGACCAATCACTAA
- the LOC133402042 gene encoding uncharacterized protein LOC133402042 isoform X2 → MQPSSLPEGDQHMYNTEKTFMRQFVLLAKENRVPPCLLPRDVTLWLLRSRNLPQEFREMQMRVGARMFNHLFVAWIKARILCLKKMQREVCRDLDEEERLSQLLGRKVTLEGLHKYISIVRPQAEQDTEIFLQLLFSELQISLSSVELTRVQRLTLCHKFYRATGSLVEKIVELSLDFLLEELEPPANEESITATLAQRCEGASKEIGRMLANAMASIPCLCQYISQDDLLCICTAMAWRMSQSFFQNFVECSAYFHQLDLDDSLVTARDRVMSAIVQMVYMTNH, encoded by the exons ATGCAACCCAGCTCTTTGCCAGAGGGTGATCAACACATGTACAATACAGAG AAGACATTCATGAGGCAATTTGTGCTCTTGGCGAAGGAGAATCGAGTTCCACCCTGTCTCTTGCCTAGAGACGTGACGCTGTGGTTGCTGCGAAGTAGAAACTTACCACAAGA GTTCCGGGAAATGCAAATGAGAGTGGGTGCCAGGATGTTCAATCACCTTTTTGTG GCCTGGATAAAGGCAAGGATCCTCTGTTTGAAAAAGATGCAGAGAGAAGTGTGCAGGGACCTGGACGAAGAGGAACGTCTTTCGCAGTTGCTGGGGAGGAAG GTCACACTTGAAGGCCTCCACAAGTACATATCAATAGTGAGGCCTCAAGCTGAACAGGACACTGAGATCTTCCTCCAGCTTCTTTTCAGTGAGCTTCAAATATCATTGAGCAGCGTTGAGTTGACCAGAGTACAAAGACTGACACTGTGCCACAAATTCTACCGTGCTACTGGGTCCCTGGTGGAGAAGATTGTAGAATTGTCTCTCGACTTCCTTCTGGAAGAGCTGGAGCCACCTGCAAATGAGGAGTCCATCACAGCAACATTGGCACAAAGATGTGAGGGCGCCAGCAAAGAGATTGGAAGGATGCTCGCCAATGCTATGGCTTCCATCCCCTGCCTGTGTCAGTACATCTCACAAGACGATCTCCTGTGCATCTGCACTGCCATGGCTTGGAGAATGTCCCAAAGCTTTTTCCAAAACTTTGTTGAGTGCTCTGCATACTTTCACCAGCTTGACTTGGATGATTCCTTGGTCACTGCACGGGACAGAGTGATGAGTGCCATTGTGCAGATGGTATACATGACCAATCACTAA